The Georgenia faecalis genome includes a window with the following:
- a CDS encoding IMPACT family protein — protein MADPRTLARGATLTHELEVRRSRFITWVRRADDEPAARALVTEARAAYPDARHHCSAFVVRVPGANLVERSSDDGEPAGTAGMPMLEVLRGSGLVDVAAVVTRYFGGVKLGTGGLVRAYSDAVREALAAAPVVVLERYGLWSVDLPHADAGRVEAELRGQGVTVHHVAYGTQVRLTLAAADGAALGSSLAALTGGAATVTEAGSTVVERPA, from the coding sequence ATGGCCGACCCGCGCACGCTCGCCCGCGGCGCCACGCTCACCCACGAGCTGGAGGTGCGCCGGTCCCGGTTCATCACGTGGGTGCGCCGGGCCGACGACGAGCCCGCCGCCCGCGCGCTCGTCACCGAGGCGCGCGCCGCCTACCCGGACGCGCGCCACCACTGCTCCGCGTTCGTCGTCCGGGTCCCGGGCGCGAACCTCGTCGAGCGCTCCTCCGACGACGGCGAGCCGGCCGGTACCGCCGGGATGCCCATGCTCGAGGTGCTCCGGGGCAGCGGCCTCGTCGACGTCGCCGCCGTCGTCACGCGCTACTTCGGCGGCGTCAAGCTGGGGACCGGCGGGCTCGTGCGCGCCTACTCCGACGCGGTCCGCGAGGCCCTCGCCGCCGCTCCGGTCGTCGTGCTCGAGCGTTACGGGCTGTGGTCCGTCGACCTGCCGCACGCCGACGCAGGCCGCGTCGAGGCCGAGCTGCGGGGCCAGGGCGTCACCGTCCACCACGTCGCCTACGGCACCCAGGTGCGCCTCACGCTCGCCGCCGCCGACGGCGCCGCCCTGGGCTCGTCCCTCGCGGCGCTCACGGGCGGTGCCGCGACCGTGACGGAGGCCGGTTCCACGGTCGTCGAGCGCCCGGCATGA
- a CDS encoding GntR family transcriptional regulator, whose translation MLLRVDPASPLPLFEQLATQVRAGVVAGTLTSGERLPSARDLAESLDINPHTVLHAYQLLRDEGLLELRRGRGAVVTARGAEYYAPLVGALENVRREAAALGLPLSAVAAMLSSTEENR comes from the coding sequence ATGCTGCTCCGCGTCGATCCCGCCTCACCCCTGCCGCTCTTCGAGCAGCTCGCCACCCAGGTACGTGCCGGCGTCGTCGCCGGCACCCTCACCAGCGGCGAGCGCCTGCCGTCGGCGCGCGACCTCGCCGAGTCGCTCGACATCAACCCGCACACCGTCCTGCACGCCTACCAGCTGCTCCGCGACGAAGGGCTGCTCGAGCTGCGCCGCGGGCGCGGCGCCGTCGTCACCGCGCGGGGCGCCGAGTACTACGCGCCGCTGGTGGGCGCGCTCGAGAACGTCCGACGCGAGGCCGCCGCCCTCGGGCTCCCGCTGTCCGCGGTCGCCGCCATGCTGAGCTCCACGGAGGAGAACCGATGA